The Rhopalosiphum maidis isolate BTI-1 chromosome 2, ASM367621v3, whole genome shotgun sequence genome segment ttaaataaatatctataaatgtattatgtatataactacttttttattaataaattgtacacagAATTTCTTCTAAAATCTtctctaattttttttgctgatattttttgattatttccaaTTTGTCCTCTTTGGTAAGCATCAACTTCTAAAAGTTTTCTTCTAGGTATATGTTTTAAGGCTTCaacccaattattattaatttttaagtctgccataatcataatcatctaaaaataaatattatacattcattagtcataatattaaaaaattaatattattatcttctatGTAAcctgaaataaataatgaatattatttatattatataatttatacaaaaattatgaatgtttAGTGAATTAAACATCAAACACTCTTCCAAAttcttatagtaattatatcttaatttagaATAACAAGTTAATAGTTCACATACTTGATTAAtggttaaatttttagttcCTTGTTTCCaatctaaatataaatcaagtgGTAATTTGGCCATTCTTATTTTATCTCGTTTACCCTTAGCTAATGATAAAGGCTCAACTTTCATCTTATCAACCATTGcaccttaaaatattaagcattaacataattatattattatttaattaaaaattaattttattgttgtaaaccTCACCTATGATATATACatcatcataattatattctttaagcTCTTTATTACAATGTGGAGTCAAATACACAAGCTTCTCTCTTGGATATAGATCTAAATAactttgttttgtataatttaaagggAATGTTGGGTCATCAATAGTTGGTATTGTCTTAGATAAACCTTTAAATACTGTACTTTCTTTAttaacattacaaaatattatattaaaaggaTCCTTATGTGTACGATTGTAAGACCACATTAACAGTAGTTGCTTAGCACAATTTGTTTGTTCTTTCAGTGACATATGTCCATCATAACtacaatcaattaaaatgtctTGTCCATACAACATAGCTTCACATAAGCGGTAATTATAAAGAGAAttcatttgtttttcataaattctATGAAACATACTATTTCTCATTAAACCATACTCAATGTGATCATTTTTTGGTTCATTTTCATATCGTTCTAAACGCTCAGCTCTTTTTTCTAATTTGCGCACAATacgattttctttttttttttctattaaaaacaagTATCTTAATTGTTTCATTCGGGATGACCGGCTACTTAATTGTAATAAGTTTTGCCATTGATCTATTCTAAGGTTGCTAGGTACTTGTTCACCACTTTCATACAGTAAATCAATCTCTAGgattaaacgttttaattttgataacgtTTCTTCATCACCACCAGTAATTGaatcataatcaatattatcaaaGAGTTTTGATGTACtttgttcataatttaatgtatccaAAGAACCCTctgatttaatacaataatatcgaCTTGCACTAGTAACCGGTgcacataattttaatgaagatGGATATACTCCAGCTAAACTTTTAGTACGAAGTCCTAACTTACTTAATATTTGAAGTCCATACCTGGATATAAACATCTtacgatataatttaatattaatggctggctatgtattatattcaaatattattattatttcctgatatgaaatatgaatgtatcaatcgaaaaaatgaatataaaatataaaattattaaatcacaaataattcacatttcaaacttcaaaacaaaacattaactttaaaatcataacctacaaattaaaattacaaatttatgattaactgtgttatcatttatcattatttagtattttaccaaCTATATAGTTAGTtatcatagtatttttaatatgtaaaagtcGTAAACTTTCTTATATAATTCAtgctatctataaataaaaagatttcTTAATTTCTAAGAGTATGATACTCTGATATTCATAACGAATCACGATTTGTGTGGTCTGCCACACTTAAAAAAGTTGAATACTTTATGATATTTGAAGGTTTATagctttaaaatatctatattctaaGCTTACTGCTTGGGGACTGGTCGttcacttaaaatttaattatataagcttTTTGGCTTTTTGACATTGGGGGATTTAGTGAAATGAAGATATTGGAAATGGTCTTATAAGATCCTTCTAAGGGATGCAACTACAGTACCACACACCCAGGTACTCTCAAATGACGTCAAAAAAATAgcgtacaaaatatgtaattcttatgttttttttataataattattaattaaatacatttgtttaaattatttgattagatgaatttgaatagttttccagtaattgcaatatatttagatataatcgGTCAAAAAGtcccgttttaaaaaaaattggacacAAAATCCGGattcagtttttatagttGGACAAAAAATTCGAGTACATTTTTAGTGACAGACAAAAAGTCCGaaaataccaaatattttatacaattaatatttattttataaatttaaaaatgtttatagacattatattattatatttatttatattttcttattttcatttaaaatcatatactttattacaacatattaaaacaacaatatcaaaatttatttgtaactaaatacattttaataaacaatgaactttatttaatttataagcatgTCAATctaaacaaaactaaaaaaaaaaatagtatatcgtaattataataaaagtaacataaattgttcattataataggtaccgaACTATACTGCTATACTGGATTtccgttatatttttgttagttatacgaaaatataatatgtgtacagtatttttaaatttttaaaataaatattaattaacttaggtctaaaaatattagacttgtataaataaaataattaaataaaatattaaatatatcacatGCTTGTGTATacttgcatttattataaatattagtaataattagtcCGGATTTGTatgcaaaaacatatttttaacaagtgTATGCTGTTGGATGGGAGTAAGAATTGTTAGCATTTCATAACCTGTAGAATCTGTCAAAAAGCTTTTTTGCATATTAGTGCATATTTTGACTTCAGAGAatatttcagaatattttagtttatggtacatattatagaatattttagcatatttctgttatattggattatattaaaggatattccatattttttttttttacttactagttactattatcaatattttctgaaTATTTCACCAATTTTAGTTgcatataaacatacaatttcaaacttttaacAGAATATAAATTTGGACTCTAGTAATAATACTTGCCATAGAAATGCATATTAAAGGCTTCAAAAGGTTTTAGAATGAAGTTTTTTACTACCAATaagaaatatgttataaattgttcagattataattttacaatttaaataaatgaaaaattatgagTTAGATAATAGATCAATAAGGTTCTTCAATGTAAGTTAAAGACCAATaccataatgttattataataaaagcaaCAATGGTATTATACTTTGTGTTAGAACtaagcaataaaataatagtttttgatgTTATcaatagttgaaaaaataataaataatttcataattttatgtttttttatgttctaaATAGAACTTATGACATTTCCTAAAAAAGTCTAAATATTAGGTACCCTAAACtatgactattataattattataattttatatttaaaaatactccatactaataattagaaccataattaatttaaaacataatcaacttatttattataatacatttcatttaaaaatgaaaacaactaACAAGaaaggtttaaaaatattttattaacacttatgaaattatattttacagtaatagaaaacttaatgaaatttaaaaaatataatataatgatacttTATACTGATTGTTTAAACAGTTgttgtagtattttaataaaaattgatgataaaagattgaaaataaaattagttctgGTTTGTAGTGGTTTGTacctgaaaattaaaataattttattattgagacATCAAGTACATACaacaatgttaattttatgaaattataattaagttataaatcaaacaaaaGTAATATGTTAAGGCGTGAAgtgtaatagtatatatttttaaaggtttataatttttaatacattatattaataatgaattgaagatgactataaataataataatgattgaatACAGACACGTATACAGGGTGTTTGGGGTTTCACCCCCCCCCCATAATATTTTCGAGCAATgtggaaaaaattattttattatgttgtggcacaatttgtatttctaaattttgtaaagcccccccccccaaattatttttgtatacgtgCCTGACTGAATATAACAAGTGATTAATACTTAGCATATCAtccattatatttacattaaatatattagctaGAAGATATTGAATTGAAATGAGTTTTTTTGGGGGGAGGGGAGGGGGTTGAAAGTCATTATGTTTGAGTTGTAGGGGGTATGATTTAACTGTTTCcatgtaaaatttttaagaagTTAGGTGGGTGGGGATTATTGTGGATGAAAACAATACAGCGGCTACGCATACTTTGCCACTTATTCTGTATTGCACCAtacagttttttaaatgtagctATAAGTATtagtgttaattatttaacttctcTATATGCTTAACCTAGTTTGATCATCTCCCTACAGCCCAGACCTGGCACCTAGTGATTTTCAACTTTCTTTACATATGAAATCATTTCTTGATGGCCAAAACTTCAACAAAGAAAATGAGGTGAAGGAATACAACAATTAATAGCCCGTTATAATATGTGCTTAAATAATGGTGGTACTATGTTGAAAAATAGCTTAATATTTGTACttcatgtaaaattattataatttttatttttattgccaaTGGAAATTACTTTCTGGAcataacttgtataatatttgttatcataaaaAGCAGTATATTATGCCCATCCCAAGTAAGACCTCCTGAGAATGCAATTCAAACCAAAatcttttaactaaaatatcttCTAAATACAACAGTGTAAGCAATATCTGAAcaacttttaagtttttattagtatcaaaataattagtaattaaaatatttaaaaatgtattaatttattaattgattcaaGTATAGAAATCTCGACACTCAACATTccattcaaaataaatcaaactaGGACTATCACTACTCTTTgtaatttcaataatgtaCTCAAGTCTCTTTAACTCTAAGCAAGTGAGTAGGGTAAATTATTACCTTACTAATTTCAagttattctttaataatattattctgagTGTTGTAAGAGTGACGggattttaataagttttaatttatatgttattattaatgacaattaagtaaaattatatgatacaagtaattgttatattaaaattataagttataaaaatattttttttatgtataaataataaaatttaaattaaaaatgaataggtGCAagtgaacaatttataattttttcctatAGATTAAATAACACTGACAcagattttaatgattttagttGTTGAGTTGTTTATTGGTTAAAATTGGTGTTATGTGAGAAGTAAAGAAAAAACACTGAAACTAAATGCAAAATtgagtgtataataaatattagattttattatttcaaaatactaatattaataatactctcTTTTGTAATAGTTGGTGATGGTCGTCAAACATCACCAAAGCAAGTTACAATATTTGACGTAGTTTGGTTCCCTGTTCCATCTCTCCTGTAATTGAGTAAGGTAGAAGAGttgaataaatcatattttttgtgtccctaaatgataattaattggaAAAAGTATCTGTAGTACGCTGCAAcacttatactttatattttcaaatgctgCGACAACATTAACTTTACATTATAGATACCAATACAATACGgattaaaatatcttagtcagtgcaatgaaataatttatcaatcattattttaacttgaatTTGACTTTCTAGTATAGCATGGTGGcaaaaagtgtaaaataagCAACTATAGTCTATTCAGAATAAGAATGCCCACTCGACCATATAACACTCGTTTTGTTCGCGCACATTTTTGTTGCCACCATGTAatctaatagtttaaaatgtttactaaagATTAATGAATTTCAGAATTCAACTAAAAAcactaatatatgtatattttttttacggttAAATCAACAATGCCATAGAAATCGCTTGTGCATTATTTCCccaaaaaatacatgtatacataaactatatagatattatatgttctgtatttttaattaaatgttaagaatgcaattaaaataatataggattAAGAAGATTCCTACTTAAaaggtttaattttatatttaaaaatttaattatgttaatagttgaaatatgtataaaatataaaatagattaattttatccaaacattttaacttcttaatttataatcttaaaaaatacttacataatgATAACTCTTatgaattaagttaaaaaatatcaaacatttgGATTGAAgagcattaaaattatcatttattctaAACTCAGAAGTGACTGAGACTATTAGAAATTCTACATACCAATATTATGgcattatacaaaatagtagattttatttgtatataaaaaaaccaaacaccaataatgtagtttatacttattatttatcactaaaagcaaaatgttttttagtttaatatttcatattatagatGCTTACCCTTTTCAATTTTACTGATGAAAATCTTTATAATGTTCAACAAATTTAAGCCCaaacctaattattttatttaattgattttttcagTGACTAATTTTTCAAACGCTGCTTCAgtagctataaaaaaaaaatgtattcataatatattaatctactttaaatataaaataacttataatgataaatactaTGTTTACCATCCACGTAAAAATACAGAaaagtaatagttataaattataaatttaaggtgaaaaatgtagaaattatttttttaatagtttattttaccattatgtttattaaattgaaagtgAAAATAACAGTCTAAAAAATACTCTATTCTATTCCATACAAGAAACAAGTAATTTGAATGCTAATTTGCTAATATGAATTGTATCttgtactaattaaataagGCCATATAGTTATAGATCTCTggatatattttaaccataaaataataagaataaaagaaaaattaagttaatactgtaaaataaataccattaataatcataattattaaaaatatttaattaagaatatttcgTAGAAGttattcaacaatttaatCATAGGCGTAACTAGAGGGGGGCTTGGGTGGGCTTCAGCCCCTCAGAATTTTTCGGGTAAATGTATatgcttataaacattttaatattaactttattattgcctacagtataaaaaaacttaaacacattctacataagtataaaaatatattaattaaatgttgaattaattactaataaggaaaaaatagttaagttataaaataataattaattattcgtataaacgtaaaaaaaatataaatctataaataaataaaaagctaTTACTGTACCTTTTTTAGTAAGATCATTCATTGCTTGATCAATATTCCCttgatgttttaaaaagtatgggcgtataaatctattatatacaacCACAGAACCATTATTGCTAATTGGTATAAAACaccatacaaaaaatattgtctaaaaatgaaattatacaattgtaatgatttacttaacagatattttttctaattattagtttattaaagaaaaaatagttaataactgATGTGGTcgaatgaatattattgtaccatacagtaaaataaaattaaattccacaaaattgaaatgagttctataattctataacaataagaattattttaaacttctcATTccttagtatatttatatgtcatAATGTCATAAACTTACTTtgattaaagaataaaatggtatccaattaagtaaaatagcAGCTGGAAATTCAATAAgagtaataaatgaaaataccaCCCAGTATGTCAACCATTTTGTGTCATCATCTTTTCCACTAGATTCAACTGCTTTAATTGATGCATATGCCGGGTATAAGAAgccaattaaattacttaacaaTAAGGTTCCATACCCAATTATTAAGTAGAATAC includes the following:
- the LOC113553591 gene encoding mitochondrial ribonuclease P protein 1 homolog; this encodes MFISRYGLQILSKLGLRTKSLAGVYPSSLKLCAPVTSASRYYCIKSEGSLDTLNYEQSTSKLFDNIDYDSITGGDEETLSKLKRLILEIDLLYESGEQVPSNLRIDQWQNLLQLSSRSSRMKQLRYLFLIEKKKENRIVRKLEKRAERLERYENEPKNDHIEYGLMRNSMFHRIYEKQMNSLYNYRLCEAMLYGQDILIDCSYDGHMSLKEQTNCAKQLLLMWSYNRTHKDPFNIIFCNVNKESTVFKGLSKTIPTIDDPTFPLNYTKQSYLDLYPREKLVYLTPHCNKELKEYNYDDVYIIGAMVDKMKVEPLSLAKGKRDKIRMAKLPLDLYLDWKQGTKNLTINQMIMIMADLKINNNWVEALKHIPRRKLLEVDAYQRGQIGNNQKISAKKIREDFRRNSVYNLLIKK
- the LOC113554480 gene encoding receptor expression-enhancing protein 5-like, yielding MAIQLDSVKSAIKDSLHDESKPWCKFFSWAEAQTGVSRLNLFIGLAVFLVFYLIIGYGTLLLSNLIGFLYPAYASIKAVESSGKDDDTKWLTYWVVFSFITLIEFPAAILLNWIPFYSLIKTIFFVWCFIPISNNGSVVVYNRFIRPYFLKHQGNIDQAMNDLTKKATEAAFEKLVTEKIN